A stretch of the Ornithodoros turicata isolate Travis chromosome 4, ASM3712646v1, whole genome shotgun sequence genome encodes the following:
- the LOC135391959 gene encoding aminoacyl tRNA synthase complex-interacting multifunctional protein 2-like isoform X1 yields MYRLAPVCGGNVEVVLPTCMYKLPSVYGDRSVGKAAVQEITNGEMGPPIVCQLEERQDSLLSRLESLKGVLNKMKVDLGIKSSEPEHQARPKDTVQAKETVALEKDQSGGHIQDVVIGASPHHPPYSVWPLKHLLSRQCSVMLTCHTHSSVSRQLPEKIQKLTNQVAAATTAVTDRSCHRLVLTLMWKEMEKDCEVKINPLAHVPIVGEVNLIRYLGRLLTPPYDEGDPLVATETDVWLERVHQRLLHGTQKEQKALLQEVDDHLGSAGPYLLQGDSYSLADIAFWSALLQLGLEKKSPKNVAQWLSKLEEDPAFCLSAQQQ; encoded by the exons ATGTACCGCCTAGCTCCAGTTTGTGGTGGGAACGTCGAAGTGGTGCTCCCTACTTGTATGTATAAACTTCCTAGCGTTTATGGGGACAGGAGCGTAGGCAAGGCTGCTGTACAGGAG ATAACAAATGGAGAAATGGGACCTCCGATAGTCTGTCAGCTTGAGGAACGTCAAGACAGTCTGCTGAGCAGATTAGAATCTCTCAAAGGTGTACTGAACAAAATGAAAGTCGACTTGGGGATCAAGTCGTCGGAGCCGGAACATCAGGCACGTCCTAAAGACACTGTGCAGGCGAAGGAAACTGTG GCACTGGAGAAGGACCAGTCGGGCGGTCACATACAAGACGTAGTCATCGGTGCCAGCCCCCATCACCCACCGTACAGCGTCTGGCCCCTCAAACACCTGCTGAGCAGACAGTGTTCCGTCATGCTCACGTGTCACACGCACTCCTCCGTGAGCAGGCAGCTACCAGAAAAAATCCAAAAACTAACAAATCAAGTGGCTGCCGCAACTACAGCTGTCACGGACCGCTCGTGCCACCGGCTGGTTCTGACACTCATGTGGAAAGAAA TGGAGAAAGACTGCGAAGTGAAAATCAACCCCCTGGCACACGTACCAATCGTCGGAGAAGTTAATTTAATTAG GTATCTCGGAAGGCTCCTGACGCCGCCGTACGACGAGGGGGACCCACTGGTCGCCACGGAAACGGACGTCTGGCTAGAACGGGTCCACCAGCGTCTCCTCCACGGCACCCAGAAAGAGCAGAAGGCCCTTCTCCAGGAAGTGGACGATCATCTGGGGTCTGCAGGACCTTACCTGCTCCAGGGAGACTCCTACAGTTTGGCAGACATTGCGTTCTGGAGCGCCCTCTTGCAGTTGGGGTTGGAAAAGAAAAGTCCGAAAAATGTCGCACAGTGGCTGTCAAAGCTCGAGGAAGATCCCGCATTTTGTCTTTCGGcacaacaacaatga
- the LOC135391959 gene encoding aminoacyl tRNA synthase complex-interacting multifunctional protein 2-like isoform X2 yields the protein MGPPIVCQLEERQDSLLSRLESLKGVLNKMKVDLGIKSSEPEHQARPKDTVQAKETVALEKDQSGGHIQDVVIGASPHHPPYSVWPLKHLLSRQCSVMLTCHTHSSVSRQLPEKIQKLTNQVAAATTAVTDRSCHRLVLTLMWKEMEKDCEVKINPLAHVPIVGEVNLIRYLGRLLTPPYDEGDPLVATETDVWLERVHQRLLHGTQKEQKALLQEVDDHLGSAGPYLLQGDSYSLADIAFWSALLQLGLEKKSPKNVAQWLSKLEEDPAFCLSAQQQ from the exons ATGGGACCTCCGATAGTCTGTCAGCTTGAGGAACGTCAAGACAGTCTGCTGAGCAGATTAGAATCTCTCAAAGGTGTACTGAACAAAATGAAAGTCGACTTGGGGATCAAGTCGTCGGAGCCGGAACATCAGGCACGTCCTAAAGACACTGTGCAGGCGAAGGAAACTGTG GCACTGGAGAAGGACCAGTCGGGCGGTCACATACAAGACGTAGTCATCGGTGCCAGCCCCCATCACCCACCGTACAGCGTCTGGCCCCTCAAACACCTGCTGAGCAGACAGTGTTCCGTCATGCTCACGTGTCACACGCACTCCTCCGTGAGCAGGCAGCTACCAGAAAAAATCCAAAAACTAACAAATCAAGTGGCTGCCGCAACTACAGCTGTCACGGACCGCTCGTGCCACCGGCTGGTTCTGACACTCATGTGGAAAGAAA TGGAGAAAGACTGCGAAGTGAAAATCAACCCCCTGGCACACGTACCAATCGTCGGAGAAGTTAATTTAATTAG GTATCTCGGAAGGCTCCTGACGCCGCCGTACGACGAGGGGGACCCACTGGTCGCCACGGAAACGGACGTCTGGCTAGAACGGGTCCACCAGCGTCTCCTCCACGGCACCCAGAAAGAGCAGAAGGCCCTTCTCCAGGAAGTGGACGATCATCTGGGGTCTGCAGGACCTTACCTGCTCCAGGGAGACTCCTACAGTTTGGCAGACATTGCGTTCTGGAGCGCCCTCTTGCAGTTGGGGTTGGAAAAGAAAAGTCCGAAAAATGTCGCACAGTGGCTGTCAAAGCTCGAGGAAGATCCCGCATTTTGTCTTTCGGcacaacaacaatga